The nucleotide window TTGCCCTGGGCGATCTGGGCGCTGGCCAGGGACACGCTTTCTGCATTGCCACGCACGGTGCTTACGGTGTCGACCAGGCTTTGCTGCATGCGTTGCAGGCTGCCCAGCAGGCGACCGGTTTCGTCGGTGGAGTTGACGCTGATAGCAGCGTCCAGATCACCGGCGGCGATGCGGTCGGCGGCTTCCACGGCCTGGTTCAGCGGGCCGGTAATGCTGCGGGTGATCAGCCAGCCCGCGATGACGGCCACGACCACGGCCAGCAGGCACAGTGCCGCCAAGGTGTTGCGCTGCAAGGCATAGTCCGCGATTGCAGCCTGTTCCAGGTCGCGGGTGCGGCCCAGGGTGAACTGCTCGTATTCGTTGGTGGCTTTGATCAGCGCGGCCAGCAGGGGGCGGCATTCGTCGTTCATGCGGGTGATGGCCTGCTCACGTTTGTTGTTGAGCACCAGATCCACAATCGCCAACGCCAACGGGCCGTAGGACTGCTCCACCTTGTCTATCTCGGCTACCAGTTTTCGGCCCTGCGCGGACACATCCGTGCCGCTGTTAATCATCTTGTTGAGCCGCGCCAGGCTGTCCTGCACCTCCTGGTGGGCGCGCGCCACGGCGGCTTTTTCAATGGCCAGGTCGGCTTCCTTGGTGACCAGCACCAGGTTGCGTGCGGCAATGGCGCGGTCGTCCACTGCGGCGCGCACATGGGCGGCCATGCCAGCACGGGCGTTCAGCCCGCTGGTGTAACTGGTGAAGCGGGTATTGGCGTCGGCTAGCGCTGTGAGCGCCAGCGCGGCTACCGCCATCACCATGACGGCCAGCCCGCCGAAAGCCAGGCTCAGCCTGGTACGAATGCTCATGTTGCGGAATGTCATGGTGCTCTCCTCGTGTGTGTGGTTAGCGTGCGGTGATGGACTGGACCGTGTCGCGCGGCAGCAGGTCCTGGAAATTGAGGATCACCAGCGTGCGCTCGGTGTCCCCCTGGTGGCTGCAACCCATGCTTTCAAACAGGCGGGCATCGGGCGAATCGTTGAGTCCGGGCATGGGCTGGATCTCGTCGGGTCGCAGTTCCAGCACGTCAGATACCGCGTCCACCACCACACCCACGGTGCCGGAGGACAGGTTCAGCACCACGATGACGGTGCGGCTGTTGAATGTGGTGGGCAGGCCCAGGCGGATGCGCAGATCCACAATCGGAACGATAGTGCTGCGCAGGTTGAGCACACCCGACAGGAAGACCGGCGCACGCAGGATGCGGTTGGGCCGCTCGTAGCTGCGGATTTCCTGCACCTGCTGGATGCCAACGCCGTATTCCTGAGAGCCCAGACGAAACGCCAGGTACTCGTTGGAATCGGTGTCTACGGGCTGCCCGCCCAGCATGTACAGGCTGGCCGGTTGGGTGACTTGGTTGTGAACGTCCATGAAATACTCCCTGAAAGTGGTCGTTGGAAAAAACGGTGGCATCCGGCTTTGGCCCCTGCCAACAGCGCTGTGATTGCGATGGAGTGAATGTAGTAATTCGGCCCAATTAGTTGTTACAGGACTGTGTACGGGCCTGCGGGTCGTCCCCCTTTGCCGAGGTGTTTGGCTTGGCTAAACTGGGTTTTTTGAGCGGATGGAGGCGGTTATGGTGGTTCGGGTAGTACGTTTGGGATCGGCACGTGCGGCAGACGAGGGCACCCGCATTGGCACAGTGCGCCGCCCGCCGCGGGGCGTGCCCAAGGCCGAATTTGCAACGCAGAACTGGTACGACGTTTGGTACCCCAACCTCGCGCCGAGTGCCGAAACCATGAAGCAGGGGCAAGAGGCGACCACGCCCGCGCAGTGGGCCGCCTTTGTCAAAAAGTACCGCAGCGAGATGAACACACCCGAGGCCAGTCGCACGCTGGAGGTGCTGGCGGCCTTGTCACAACACAGCAATTTCTCGGTCGGTTGTTATTGCGAAGACGAGAACCACTGCCACCGCGCCACCTTGCGCGCGCTGCTGCAGGAAAAGGGCGCCAGGCTGGTCTGAGCCGGGCCGTCAGGGCGTAATTTTGGATAAAAAGTGCCTGCAGCCCTTATGGGGTATGCGCAAGCAGCTATTCATTTAGTAGTGGTTACGTGCTACCACGCCCGCACAACGGGCTCAGACTCTGCCCAGCGGAGCGCTGGCGCGATTGCTCGGCACCCGCATCTGCGGCCAGTGCGGGTTGTGCAAAGGTCCAATCCCACAGAACCGGGAGAAACCCCGCTTCCTTTTGCGGTCTAATTTGCGCACTATTTTTGTGTTGCGGGAGCCCCATGAACGAATTTTTTTATGACATCAACAGCACCCTGATCGCGGCTGCGCTGCTGGTGTCCCTGGGGCTGGTCATCGAGTTGGGCTACCGCGTCGGGCGCGCCCGCCAGGACCGTGTGGACGACGCCTCGCGTGCCCACATCAACGGGCTGCAGTCGTCCATCCTGGGCATTCTCGCGTTGCTGCTGGGGTTTACCTTCTCGCTGGCGTTGCAGCGTTTTGACAGCCGCAGCGAAGCCGTGGTGCAGGAGGCCAATGCCATTGGCACAGCCTACCTGCGGGCCCAGTTGTTGCCGGCGGCGTTCCGCAGTGACGCGCAGGCCCTGCTGCACCGCTACGTCGACGTGCGGGTGCAGACCGGCGCCCACCACCTGGCTGATCGGGCCGAGCTTGATGCCTTGCTGGCGCAGGCCACGCAGCTGCAGACAGCGCTGTGGCAGCAGGCCCGGCGCGTTGCCGAACTGGAGCCCGACGCCCTGGCACCGTTCCTGTACATCGAATCGCTCAACACGCTGATCGACAACTTCAGCACGCGCGACGCAGCGCTCAGCCGGCATGTGCCCGAGGTGGTGCTGTTCCTGCTGTACGGCACGCTTTTGATGGCGGGCGTAATTGTCGGGTTTGCCTGTGGTGTGGCCGGCCACCGGCCTTCCATGGCGAGCTACGTGATGGTGGCGCTGATCGTCGTGCTGGTCTTCATCATTCTGGATCTGGACCGCCCGCGCCGGGGCCTGATCCAGGTCAGCCAGAAGAGCCTGGTCGATCTGCAGACGTCCGTCCGCGCGGACAAGTAAAACGCCGGGTATGGGCAAACGCGGCCATCACCATGTGTATGTGATCGAGCTGTCGCCCGACGTGCGGTACGAGGCCCGCTTCATGCGCGCCAACCCGGACTACATCCCCGGCAAACCTTGCGTCTACGTGGGCATGACCGGGCTGGACCCGGACATCCGGTTTGACAAACACAAGGCCGGTATCCAGGCCAACCGCTACGCGCAGAAGTTTGGCCTGCGCCTGCTGCCCGACCTGTATGAGGCTTACAACCCCCTGTCGTACGAGGCTGCGCGCGACATGGAGGTCGAGCTGGGCATCAGCCTGCGCGAGGCGGGGTTTGGGGTCTGGCAGGCGTGAGGGCTGCGGGATGACAAGCCAAATCGGCCTCTAGTCCGCATGGAGTATGCGCAGCCAGCTATTCATTCAATAGCATCTAGGTGCCGCAATCAATCCTTGAGGCTGACACCCAGCGCACTGAGTTTCTTCGCAAACGAATCCCTGCGTTTGGCTGCCTTGGCCGCTGTCTCCACCGCTGCCTGAATGGCCTTGGGCCCCTTGTTGGCAACGACTTTGATCAATCCGAACTTGTGTGCAGCGTCCGCTTCCGCTCTCCTGAAAGCGGCGATAAGTTCGGCATGGGCAACGGATGTGTTCACAAGGACCTTTTTGTCTAAAGCACTATTTTCTACGCGAAACTTCAGTAGTTGTGGTGCAACAGCGGTGGCACCAGGCGCGGATCGCGCAGCTTCTCCACCCACCACTGCAAGGCGGGCCCGGCACGGTGGGAATGCCAGCCGACAAACAAAAGATTGGGTTCGCGTGGGTCTTGCGTGGTCAGCGCTACCAGTTCGCCCTTCTTCAAATGGTGTCGCACTTTCTCCAATGGCAACCAGCCCACGCCCAGGCCCGCTACCTGGGCGGCGATCTTCGCGCGCATGCTCGGCATGGCCAGGCGCTCCTGGTGCGTCTGCACACCGTAGCTGCGGGCAATCGCCAGGCGCGAGGTGTCGGCCACCACGACCGAGCGGTGCGCGGTGATCGCCTCCATCGACAGGGGCTGTTTCTCTTGCGCCAGCGGGTGCCGCGGTGATACGGCGAATACCCATTCCAACTGCGTCAACTCAAACCATTGCAAATGCGCCATGGCCGGCGGCTCGTTGGTCGCGGCTACGACCAGGTCGGCGCGCTGGTCCAGCAGCGCCTCCCAGGTGCCGCCCAACACTTCGTGGGCAAAGCGCAGGCGCACGCCGCTGTTGAGTGCGTCAAAGTCGCTCACCAGCGGCAGCAGCGCTTCGATGTTCGCCAGCTCGTCGGTCACGATGCGCAGCTCGGACTCCCAGCCGCGTGCTACCTGCTTCACGCGCTCGGTCAGGCGCCGCGCCTGCGCGTGCAGTTGTGCGCCTTGCTCGACCAGCAGCAGGCCAGCGGGCGTGAGCGCAATACGGTAACCGGCGCGGTCGAACAGCAGCGCATCGAGTCTCTCTTCGAGCTGGCGCGCGGCATAGGACACGGTGGACGCGGCCTTGCCCAGACGCTCCGCCGCGCGCGACAGGCTGCCGGTGGCGCGCACCGCTTCCAGCAGCTGAAGATCTTCCAAACTCAACATATTCGATATTTTCGCATGAGTTCATCGAAATCATGGTGTCTGTAGCCCAGCCAAACGCCAGACACTTGCTTCATCAGCCCTGCAGTGGGGGTTGAAAACCTCGTAAATCATCAACGAAACAATTGAAGGAAACATCATGAACCGCTTTGAAGGAAAGAACATTTTTGTCACCGGTGGCAGCAGTGGGATTGGCGCCGCCGCCGCCATCGCTTTTGCCCGCGAAGGCGCCCGTGTGG belongs to Rhodoferax saidenbachensis and includes:
- a CDS encoding chemotaxis protein CheW; the protein is MDVHNQVTQPASLYMLGGQPVDTDSNEYLAFRLGSQEYGVGIQQVQEIRSYERPNRILRAPVFLSGVLNLRSTIVPIVDLRIRLGLPTTFNSRTVIVVLNLSSGTVGVVVDAVSDVLELRPDEIQPMPGLNDSPDARLFESMGCSHQGDTERTLVILNFQDLLPRDTVQSITAR
- a CDS encoding LysR family transcriptional regulator, yielding MLSLEDLQLLEAVRATGSLSRAAERLGKAASTVSYAARQLEERLDALLFDRAGYRIALTPAGLLLVEQGAQLHAQARRLTERVKQVARGWESELRIVTDELANIEALLPLVSDFDALNSGVRLRFAHEVLGGTWEALLDQRADLVVAATNEPPAMAHLQWFELTQLEWVFAVSPRHPLAQEKQPLSMEAITAHRSVVVADTSRLAIARSYGVQTHQERLAMPSMRAKIAAQVAGLGVGWLPLEKVRHHLKKGELVALTTQDPREPNLLFVGWHSHRAGPALQWWVEKLRDPRLVPPLLHHNY
- a CDS encoding DUF4239 domain-containing protein, which translates into the protein MNEFFYDINSTLIAAALLVSLGLVIELGYRVGRARQDRVDDASRAHINGLQSSILGILALLLGFTFSLALQRFDSRSEAVVQEANAIGTAYLRAQLLPAAFRSDAQALLHRYVDVRVQTGAHHLADRAELDALLAQATQLQTALWQQARRVAELEPDALAPFLYIESLNTLIDNFSTRDAALSRHVPEVVLFLLYGTLLMAGVIVGFACGVAGHRPSMASYVMVALIVVLVFIILDLDRPRRGLIQVSQKSLVDLQTSVRADK
- a CDS encoding DUF488 domain-containing protein codes for the protein MVVRVVRLGSARAADEGTRIGTVRRPPRGVPKAEFATQNWYDVWYPNLAPSAETMKQGQEATTPAQWAAFVKKYRSEMNTPEASRTLEVLAALSQHSNFSVGCYCEDENHCHRATLRALLQEKGARLV